A window from Eretmochelys imbricata isolate rEreImb1 chromosome 23, rEreImb1.hap1, whole genome shotgun sequence encodes these proteins:
- the LOC144279321 gene encoding LOW QUALITY PROTEIN: urotensin-2 receptor-like (The sequence of the model RefSeq protein was modified relative to this genomic sequence to represent the inferred CDS: deleted 1 base in 1 codon), which translates to MLVFGGLFFHQARAKPPLAGGALGLAPGGNPAVPLAQATAKMDVSRAPGIVRPRGRHALAAGRTASGPWIQPRIRSPQPWTPPSNLSSPSNGSLAGGLPGAAGLSLLGAAGVAGNLYTLAVARAGAVPSPLHIHIVNLALADLLYLAGVPFVVHNGLARDWRFGEAGCRALLSLDLLTMHASIFLLTLLSTERCRAVRRPFRAARRPPARRRALAGAAWAAAFALALPMMLMVRQEERGAGGGRVRRLCVPTWHEAQYKTYLTVLFGTSMVGPGLALGYLYGRLAWAYWLSQTQGVLGPRRGPKQRVFLLIFLIVVVFWACFLPFWLWQLVPLYSPGTAARLPVATEIYINHLVTCLTYSNSCVNPFLYTLLTRSYRDYRRACRAGRRVAMQAQAVGR; encoded by the exons ATGCTGGTCTTTGGTGGTTTATTTTTCCACCAGGCCAGAGCCAAGCCGCCGCTGGCAGGGGGAGCGCTGGGGCTGGCCCCGGGAGGGAACCCCGCTGTCCCCCTGGCCCAGGCCACAGCCAAGATGGACGTGAGCCGTGCCCCAGGAATTGTGCGGCCCCGTGGCCGTCACGCCTTGGCAGCAGGGCGAACAGcgagtgg CCCCTGGATCCAGCCCCGCATCCGGTCCCCCCAGCCATGGACCCCCCCCTCCAACCTATCGTCCCCCTCCAACGGCTCGCTGGCAGGCGGGCTGCCGGGGGCGGCGGGGCTGAGCCTGCTGGGGGCGGCCGGGGTGGCGGGGAACCTGTACACTCTGGCGGTGGCGCGGGCCGGGGCCGTCCCCTCCCCGCTCCACATCCACATCGTCAACCTGGCGCTGGCCGACCTGCTCTACCTGGCCGGGGTGCCCTTCGTGGTCCACAACGGGCTGGCGAGGGACTGGCGCTTCGGCGAGGCCGGCTGCcgggccctgctcagcctggacCTGCTCACCATGCACGCCAGCATCTTCCTGCTCACCCTGCTGAGCACCGAGCGGTGCCGGGCCGTGCGGCGCCCCTTCCGGgccgcccgccgc ccccccgcccgccgccGGGCCCTGGCCGGGGCCGCCTGGGCCGCCGCCTTCGCCCTGGCGCTGCCCATGATGCTGATGGTGCGGCAGGAGGAGCGGGGGGCAGGCGGCGGCCGGGTGCGGCGGCTCTGTGTGCCCACCTGGCACGAGGCCCAGTACAAAACCTACCTGACCGTGCTCTTCGGCACCAGCATGGTGGGGCCCGGGCTGGCGCTCGGGTACCTCTACGGGCGGCTGGCGTGGGCCTACTGGCTCTCGCAGACCCAGGGGGTGCTGGGCCCCCGGCGGGGGCCGAAGCAGCGGGTCTTCCTCCTCATTTTCCTCATCGTCGTGGTCTTCTGGGCCTGCTTCCTGCCCTTCTGGCTCTGGCAGCTGGTGCCCCTCTACAGCCCGGGCACAGCCGCCCGCCTGCCCGTGGCCACCGAGATCTACATCAACCACCTGGTCACCTGCCTGACCTACAGCAACAGCTGCGTCAACCCTTTCCTCTACACGCTGCTGACCCGCAGCTACCGCGACTACCGGCGGGCGTGCCGGGCCGGGCGCAGGGTGGCAATGCAGGCACAGGCCGTGGGGCGCTGA